A window of Candidatus Xiphinematobacter sp. Idaho Grape contains these coding sequences:
- the folP gene encoding dihydropteroate synthase codes for MIWRARKKNIDLSRQGLILGILNVTPDSFSDGGQHVGGEAAVLHGMKLIEEGADIIDIGGESTRPGALPISTAEELARVLPVVQALRRKSDILLSVDTYKAETAHCCLEEGADIINDITALRGDPKMLSVAAETKAGLVLMHMQGTPHTMQQKPHYTSVSTEVRDFLLRRAQIATSSGVDPVSIALDPGIGFGKNFSHNRELLSALSVLTGGEYPVLVGVSRKSFLSVTSGARSVESRFWPGVALTSFCREKGVRLFRVHEPAPHREALKMTEAILLP; via the coding sequence ATGATTTGGCGTGCCCGGAAAAAGAATATAGATCTCTCTCGGCAAGGACTTATCCTGGGCATTCTCAATGTAACACCTGACTCCTTTTCGGACGGAGGCCAACATGTTGGTGGAGAAGCTGCTGTTCTCCACGGAATGAAGTTGATAGAGGAAGGGGCGGATATCATAGATATCGGCGGTGAGTCCACTCGTCCTGGTGCCCTACCTATCTCCACTGCAGAAGAATTAGCTCGTGTGTTGCCGGTTGTACAAGCATTACGCCGGAAGAGTGATATTCTGCTCTCCGTCGACACCTATAAGGCAGAGACAGCCCATTGCTGCTTAGAAGAGGGAGCGGATATCATCAACGATATAACAGCTCTTCGTGGAGATCCAAAAATGCTTTCCGTAGCAGCAGAGACAAAGGCTGGTCTAGTGCTGATGCATATGCAGGGTACCCCTCACACCATGCAACAAAAGCCTCACTACACAAGTGTATCTACAGAAGTCCGGGATTTCCTCCTTCGAAGAGCACAGATAGCAACGTCCTCCGGAGTGGATCCTGTGAGTATAGCACTTGATCCTGGAATTGGATTTGGAAAAAACTTTTCTCACAATAGGGAGCTCCTTAGTGCTCTCTCGGTTTTGACTGGAGGAGAGTATCCAGTACTTGTCGGAGTCTCTCGCAAGAGTTTTCTCTCAGTAACTTCTGGTGCTCGGTCCGTGGAAAGCCGATTTTGGCCTGGGGTAGCCCTAACAAGTTTTTGTAGGGAAAAAGGTGTCCGCCTGTTTCGAGTACATGAGCCTGCACCTCATCGTGAGGCTCTTAAAATGACAGAAGCCATCTTACTTCCCTAA
- the hisD gene encoding histidinol dehydrogenase, with translation MKILRHTDSNFGEQLSVLNRTLQPVRKVQSCVHKIIQDVRKRGDLALLHYTKKFSGVELEASQLRVDKQEIASAVATLLPSARRAILAARTNLLKFARRTLRKNWSSRNTQGAMIGERFDPLDRVGIYVPGGTAPLISSAVMTCTLAMAAGVQEIVVVTPSRADGSLSSSLLAALSLCGATEIYRIGGAQAIAALAYGTKTIASVRKVFGPGNPYVVEAKRQVFGWTAVDLLPGPSEVLVIADASAHPDWIAADLLAQSEHGSGSVAILLTDSPQLLNKVHKSFKEQVKLCSRKTQLRDSLKNARLILCKGMGQCIQMANGFSSEHVSIATCNPEEVARQLVAAGAIFLGGISPIAAGDFLAGLSHELPTGGAGKSFSGLTADQFQRRTSILRFDEDSLRRSLPFIDTLCQVEGLDAHAYSTFVRLPRKK, from the coding sequence ATGAAGATTTTGCGGCACACTGATAGTAATTTCGGTGAGCAGCTCAGTGTGCTCAATCGCACTTTGCAGCCAGTGCGTAAAGTGCAATCTTGCGTACACAAAATTATTCAAGACGTAAGAAAGCGTGGCGATTTGGCTCTTCTGCACTACACAAAAAAATTTAGTGGGGTGGAACTAGAGGCGTCGCAGTTGCGTGTAGACAAACAAGAGATTGCTTCTGCAGTTGCTACTCTCCTTCCCTCCGCACGTCGTGCTATTTTAGCAGCACGTACCAATCTTTTGAAATTTGCAAGGAGGACTCTGCGGAAAAATTGGTCCTCCAGAAATACGCAAGGAGCTATGATAGGAGAGCGTTTTGATCCTTTGGATCGTGTTGGTATTTACGTACCGGGAGGGACAGCGCCTCTGATATCCTCAGCGGTGATGACATGTACATTAGCTATGGCCGCTGGTGTGCAGGAGATCGTGGTGGTTACCCCCAGTAGAGCGGATGGTTCTCTTAGCTCATCCCTTTTAGCAGCGCTTTCTCTTTGCGGCGCTACTGAGATTTACCGTATAGGGGGAGCCCAGGCAATTGCTGCTCTGGCCTATGGGACAAAAACTATTGCATCAGTACGAAAAGTTTTTGGTCCTGGTAATCCATATGTGGTGGAAGCAAAACGGCAAGTCTTTGGATGGACAGCTGTGGACTTACTGCCTGGACCGAGCGAAGTATTGGTGATTGCAGACGCTTCAGCTCATCCAGACTGGATTGCTGCAGATCTTCTGGCGCAATCCGAACATGGTTCGGGGAGCGTGGCTATACTGCTTACAGATTCTCCCCAACTACTGAACAAGGTCCATAAATCCTTTAAGGAACAAGTGAAGCTCTGTTCCCGTAAGACTCAATTAAGAGATTCTCTAAAAAATGCACGCCTCATCCTTTGCAAAGGAATGGGCCAGTGTATTCAAATGGCTAACGGATTTTCTAGTGAGCACGTCTCTATAGCAACCTGTAATCCTGAGGAAGTTGCTAGGCAATTAGTAGCTGCTGGTGCAATTTTTCTTGGAGGTATCTCTCCTATAGCCGCGGGAGATTTTCTGGCAGGCCTGAGCCACGAATTGCCCACCGGAGGAGCAGGGAAATCCTTTTCAGGATTAACAGCTGACCAGTTTCAGAGGCGCACCAGCATCTTACGCTTTGACGAGGACTCCCTACGGAGGAGCTTGCCCTTCATCGATACCCTTTGTCAGGTTGAAGGCCTAGACGCACACGCGTACTCTACTTTTGTGCGACTTCCCAGAAAGAAGTGA
- the prfB gene encoding peptide chain release factor 2 (programmed frameshift), producing the protein MITDLQLVDTSKLDGRLAELGGLFDLSTISRCLAELEIEMASQSFWKDRARAESIVHKASELRSKLSPFHVLQKKLEELEILKKIAIEEPSQRLRAAIVAEIDSEYQRLVKELSRFELIQFFSGEFDRNSAFLTIHAGAGGMESCDWARMLIRMYARWIERNPLMKYEEVSFQEAEGGVKYATLRVFGEYAYGYLRQERGVHRLVRISPFDANKRRHTSFASVDVVPEIEEVPIHLEERDLKIDTYRSSGKGGQNVNKVETAVRITHSPSGIVVSCQNERSQLKNRHTALKLLKAKLYQIEVERKRDERNTQSREKGTIAWGNQIRSYIFQPYRLVKDLRTGVQATDVHEVMDGGIQSFIEGHLLQGLTCTKSQPGSKRRSL; encoded by the exons ATGATTACAGACCTCCAACTGGTAGATACCTCCAAACTCGACGGACGCTTGGCCGAGCTG GGAGGTCTCTTTGATTTATCCACAATTTCCCGATGTCTAGCGGAACTGGAGATCGAGATGGCGTCTCAGTCTTTCTGGAAAGATCGTGCAAGGGCTGAAAGTATCGTCCACAAGGCATCCGAGTTGCGTTCCAAGCTAAGCCCGTTTCATGTATTGCAAAAGAAGCTGGAAGAGCTGGAAATACTTAAAAAGATCGCCATCGAGGAGCCCTCTCAAAGGTTGCGTGCTGCTATAGTAGCGGAGATAGATTCTGAGTATCAACGGTTGGTAAAAGAGCTTTCGCGTTTCGAATTAATCCAATTCTTTTCCGGAGAGTTTGACAGAAACTCAGCGTTTCTTACCATTCATGCGGGGGCTGGAGGAATGGAGTCTTGTGATTGGGCACGCATGCTCATACGAATGTACGCCCGTTGGATAGAGCGTAATCCTCTTATGAAGTATGAAGAGGTAAGCTTTCAGGAAGCAGAGGGGGGCGTTAAATATGCTACTCTACGGGTTTTTGGAGAATATGCATACGGCTATCTTCGGCAAGAGCGTGGGGTGCATCGCCTGGTGCGTATATCCCCTTTTGATGCAAACAAACGTCGCCACACCTCCTTTGCAAGCGTCGACGTAGTACCCGAAATTGAAGAAGTTCCTATCCACTTGGAAGAGCGTGACCTGAAAATTGATACCTACCGCAGTAGTGGTAAGGGGGGGCAAAATGTAAATAAAGTAGAAACTGCTGTAAGAATTACCCATTCCCCTTCAGGCATAGTCGTGTCTTGCCAAAATGAACGCAGTCAGCTGAAAAACCGCCATACAGCCTTGAAGTTACTTAAGGCCAAACTCTATCAAATTGAGGTAGAGAGGAAACGGGATGAGAGAAATACTCAATCTAGAGAAAAGGGGACCATCGCTTGGGGGAATCAGATCCGTTCTTACATCTTTCAGCCATATCGATTGGTAAAGGATCTAAGAACTGGAGTTCAGGCTACTGATGTCCATGAGGTCATGGACGGCGGTATTCAATCTTTCATTGAAGGACATCTGTTACAGGGATTAACCTGCACAAAGAGTCAGCCGGGTTCCAAAAGGAGAAGCCTGTAG
- a CDS encoding OmpA family protein, producing the protein MKIMRRCILSFAFVVAVGMGFSACRAKRERYAGVDGDFINTVPLPDRVEGGDFFGSSVKRGQYQPVYFSFDSFALSGAEQGKVRDIAASIRGSHSKMLIVAGFTDSWGTEEYNRALGERRANTVRQALISSGVRADRLQTVSFGEEMPIDSRDNETAWAKNRRVEIGALY; encoded by the coding sequence ATGAAGATTATGAGGAGGTGCATCCTTTCTTTTGCGTTTGTGGTAGCTGTCGGAATGGGTTTTTCTGCCTGTCGTGCAAAAAGGGAGCGGTATGCTGGAGTCGATGGAGACTTTATTAACACCGTTCCATTACCTGATCGCGTAGAGGGAGGAGACTTCTTTGGGAGCAGTGTCAAGCGGGGTCAGTATCAGCCTGTTTATTTTTCCTTTGATAGCTTTGCGCTCAGCGGAGCGGAGCAAGGTAAAGTAAGGGATATTGCTGCTTCTATAAGAGGGTCGCATAGCAAGATGCTTATTGTTGCGGGTTTTACAGATTCATGGGGTACTGAGGAGTATAATCGGGCTTTGGGGGAGCGGCGTGCGAATACGGTACGTCAGGCTCTGATTAGCTCAGGGGTGAGGGCCGATCGTTTACAAACTGTCAGTTTTGGTGAGGAGATGCCCATAGATTCAAGGGATAATGAGACTGCATGGGCTAAAAATCGGCGTGTGGAAATTGGGGCGCTCTACTAG